Part of the Engystomops pustulosus chromosome 4, aEngPut4.maternal, whole genome shotgun sequence genome is shown below.
ggcaggcagattaTTTGCCTAATAGTCAACAGGTCCAAAGTGGCGGATCATGTCCACAGCTGGGACAAGTCATGCAGATAGTAGCGGGCACCTGCAGAGACTAGGTAtcatattgctcaggcacctcccCACTGAGGAAGGTGCCTTACACAACCCTAGATGGAAAATCATTGGACAACCGTACCAGTGCTAGGATACTGTAGACACTTGGAAGCGATGGAAGGAACTGACGGCCAGCGGGGGGCACTACAGTAGAAATGTGTGGAGTTAGATATGAAGGTAGTCTGGATTTAGGGCTAAGGATTAGTGATCAAGAAGAGGGGTAAATATTAAGGTCTAGATATGTGTTAGTGATGGAGATAATATGGCTTCTGTTATTCTGTATTGTGGTTTTAAGGATAGGATGAAAATTTTCGATCTAGTTTTAATGTTTTGATCTAGGTCAAAGTTTAAAGGTCCCGTGCAGTGacagcatccagaaaatctaatttgaagtgagatgtaaattggttgtataaagtcaaggaggaggagagtttaacactgaagtcagggtgggggactctgaacgcctcctcctctgtgattgacattgtgcattggacttcaggagatctgttaagtgatgtctctggatgcaggaccttcaattactgtgaaggggctttctgaggaagagagagcttgacttccgtgtcaaactctccgcctccctgactttacacaatcagtttacatctcacttcaaagttgattttctggatgatgccaccacactgggtcataaaagaaacacagtctggaaggtgttcagctgcttgacaacagactggtagtgttttattaggtcaatttctgctgatgggttccctttaaagatttagATCATGGTTTTAAGATTATATTTAAGATGAAGGATAGTGACTTCTAAGTTTTCAGGTTAGTGTCaaggtttggtttttttttcataagcTATGATTTTTGGTAATGGTTTGCGTTCAAGCTTTAAGGGTTACAGAAATAGAAAGATCCAGAGTAATGGGTTAAAGTCTAAACTCTAGGTTTTGGGTTAATGATTTAGGCTCGGCATTCTAGGGATAGAAATCTAGGTGAAGAGTTAGTCTGATATTCCGCACTAGGGGTAGTGTTAGAGATCCAGGTAGAACGTTTTAAGCTTTTATAAGTATCAGATCCAGATTGTAGGTTTCTATAGAATGAATAGAAAACACCAGCGTGTAATACTCTGCTTTTCCTGCGGAGGCAGCGCAGAAAAGAATAAAAGTGAACAATTACGTTTTTGGAATGTCAAGTCCATCATTTGGAGAGGTCCAGTGATTTTGAAATATGTTTAATATGTAATATATGCCACAAAGTGACTAACAGTGATCTATGATTCTTTCATTTTGGTcattacttattttatttttgtttcaacAGGATTTTTCTCTTTGACCTCCAACGGTGCACAATCCTGGCTCAACTCAGTGACCTCTCCCCTCCAGCCCTCTCCCCTCACCCGAACATGAATGGTCAGGTGCCTTGCTCCGCCTCCGAAGATCTATCACTTCACCAGGCTCCTCCTACTCTTGAGCCGTATGCTCCTCCTCCTTCCGTTTCTACACAGAGCGCACTTGAAGATACCTCAGCTACAGGATCCCTCCTATCCACGTCTGGCCTCCTTCTTGCTCGTTCTCTCCTTGGCCGACGGAGCACTTCTACTTCACCTACTCATTCACCATCAAACAGCAGCCTCCGCCGCCGCAGAGAATTCACTCCAGATGAGAAAAAAGATGATACGTATTGGGACAAACGAAAGAAGAACAACGAGGCGGCAAAACGCTCAAGAGAGAAACGTCGTGCTGGTGACCTGGCCTTGGAAGGACGTGTCATCGCTCTTCTAGAGGAGAATGCAAGGCTAAGAGCTGAGCTACTTGCTCTCCGATTCCGCTTTGGCCTGGTACGGGATCCATGTGAGGAAGCTCGTGGGTCGTACACACAGCCATGTGGTCTACTTGATCCAACTCCACAAAACCCACCTCCACCTCCGATGCCTCATTCAGAAGATTCTGGATTCTCCACTCCCAGTGTAGGCAGTCCGGTCTTCTTTGAAGACCGAGTTCCTGAACAGGAACCTCAACCTTTGCCGCCATCATCCATAAACTATTATGGACCTGTTCCAGCAGAAACTGTAGAAAATCCTCGTGGGAGACTTGACACTCATCCTGACACGTATAAAAGCCTCCCACACAAGTTGAGGTTTAAGGCCTGTGCTCCAGGCGAGGAGTTCCCTCATGCTGCCGCTCCCGTCTCCAGAGAAATGAACAGTTTTCCTACTGAAGTGGCCCAGGCTTTTCCCCAGCAGCCAATGGCCTGTCCACGCGGCCGATGGGGAAACCAAGGGCAGGACGTAACCCCTGCTCAGGGAGCAGAAAGCACCGAACTTAGGTCCCAACTTGCCTCGCTGTCCGCAGAGGTCGCCCAACTGAAGAGAATTTTTTCCGAGCAGATGGGTCGAAGTGGACCTGACTAGTACTGTAACTCACTCACGAGCCACAAGTCATTGCATTTTACTAACCAGAATACTTGAGAGACAATACAAAAGCCACACAACTCATTTCCTTCAGTTAGCGAAAAACGCGTCAGCTGCTCCACATAGGAACGTAAGATATCACGAGTCTGGTGCTCAATAGACATTACTTCCCAGAGGACACTGAGATATTATACAATGGACTGAGGTGACCTCTGGAAGGAGAGCGGAATATAAAACTGTctggaacaagaaaaaaaaaactgtttgtgtTTTACGTGTCACGCTgccaaattttttggaaaatacgtCCTGCTAAGCTTCATCGACTCAAGTGCTTGACATTTTTGTTTCTCTCACAACACTTCAGTGGAGTCCTACTGACCTGGTTAGGTTGTCACTCCTTCGCTGACACTAGGGCAGTACCACACCTTGTTCTCGGCAGATGTTACGACACAGATGTAGGAGACAATATGTTCTTGTGTGAGAGTCCTGTTTCTGTGACCTATGAATCGTTCAGCCGTCTAAGTGTCCTCGCTTGTCCTCGCTTCATGTCGATATTTCAATGGTTTCCGGCTTGCAGTATATATTGTGTGTtgccacaactttttttttttggatttttgactttttcctGAAGTGTACCTCCAACCAAACCAGCGTTATGTCAAGTGTGTGGAGCCATGAGAATGGACTTCCTTACGTTACCGCCTGTGGGTCAGATACCAGGGTTCTGACAACCCATCCTGGTATCTTCTGTCTGGCCATTTTAcatacctcataattatttcatttaCCTCCTTAGTCTTGATGTCCACATTTCAAGACCTTCCTCGGTGTCTGTCTTGTGGAGCCTCCATACTCCACCCGTAGCCATATTTCCACCTATCTTACCTTCCTAGAACCCCTCACATTCACGTTACGTGGAACCAGATGCAGAGTTTCCTGAAGTAGTTGGGGGTTGGAGCATGTTGACCTAGGATGGATAAGGTCCTTGCTTCCTCAGACTGGTTTGCTGTACCAGTTGATGTTACATGGGCCATAACCCTTTACAGGAGTCTACCTTCAACATATAAAGTACTGTACCTTCTGCAGGCCACACGTTTGTGTTTCGTTACCTTCCATCATCTTGATCCATCTTCAGTTTTCACATTGAGTCCTCCATCGTCCCAAGGGGCTGGTCTCAAACCTTCTGCATGGCAGATCATATATAGACCATGATTCACTTATTTGCCTTCTGTTGCCTCTGTACCCATCAGTCCCTAGCTTccttatatatagatatatactatcACCATATAATTTCACCCACCCTGAAACGTACCCTAGGCAGCTGCCTTCTCCTCCTAATTGTCCTCTGAAGATGCCATATTTTGGTTGCCAGTCTTGCATAGGGTCAAAGGGCTACACACTATCCTTCTATACCCCGTCCCGCGTCCCACCTGCTTATCATGTGAACATACACTACACGTGTTATTACTGATCTTtgtaaataaacaaatttgttttaCAGTATGTAATCTACTTGTTTCTTTGACTTGGGGGTCATCCTCAAACTTTGGGATGTTCTATCGAAACAAGACTCAATGGTGATGGTTTGTTGGAAGCAATGGTGGTTATCCCAGACCAGGGCGTCTCTCGCATCAGCTGCggggggactacaactcctaAGATGCTGCAAGTTGTAGTTTATAATATTATAGTAGATACAGTTGAATAAAAGTGCAGATCCATCGAGTAAAAGCCTGcggtgttgatccagaagaagtcaAAAAAATCTCCTGGATCCCAAATATGGCAGCAGGAACAAATCCCTGGATCATCGTTCAATCCCTTTCCACAAATAATAGTTTAAGGTTGACcagagatgtgcaatcataccgtcatgtgtgttgttagtaacagcaggactgtgaatatggatttataatccaggattgtgtcctcgcactgctgtgctcttaactctctGCATCAAACTGCTCCATAGCCCCTTTCCTTAGCAATGAGTGACTGCTGCAGTATCCCACCCATAACCTGTTAGCGCTCTGACTCTCAGCAAAGGGGAGGTAATATAGAAAAGCTTAGTGcagagagctgagagcacagcagtgtgaggacgtgtACCCAgcacacttggagaagctataatcctggaatataaatccatatgtcacagtccggctgctactaacaacttacacaacggtatgattacacatctctccagggacaatatcttatGCTGtcaacacagagcacagcagggttaggACACCCTTCCAGGGCACTCAAAGAAGCTACAATACCggattataaatccatataccacagtcctgctgctactaacaatatacacaaaggtatgattacacttctctacagggccaatacctaatattatctgcacagagcacagcagtgtaaggacaccccTCCAGGGCACTCAAAGAAGCTACAATACCggattataaatccatataccacagtccggctgctactaacaacatacacaaaggtatgattacacttctctacagggccaatacctaatactatctgcacagtcctgctgctacttacaaagacttgattacacatctctccaggacacaaTACCTCACACTACACTAGCGCTTCCTCTTGGGCCGGGGCCTCTATCCCGGTAAATAGGTTTGTCCTTGGATTTAGCAGTTCTAGGAAGGCGTCAATGTCTGTATCCACAGTTATATAATAATTTGGAATGGTTTCCTAGTAATATCACACCCTTACATAATCCCGGAGAGAGCCGGCGTTACCTCACTGCTTACATAAAGCGGCTGATAATAACCCGATTATCACTCGTAATAGTCAGAAAGTGACCTTCAGTGGACTCGGGTCTCTTCATCcttaaagggggtgttcatttagGACAGTCTCTGTAATACCCCAGATCA
Proteins encoded:
- the LOC140128174 gene encoding uncharacterized protein; this encodes MASSVCISLSVLWERTANTHGLQQAELRRCDLPVSEHFDAAVSPLMTSEVQPGTAPEIRSLVPKIGNHTNDPDTRGIFLFDLQRCTILAQLSDLSPPALSPHPNMNGQVPCSASEDLSLHQAPPTLEPYAPPPSVSTQSALEDTSATGSLLSTSGLLLARSLLGRRSTSTSPTHSPSNSSLRRRREFTPDEKKDDTYWDKRKKNNEAAKRSREKRRAGDLALEGRVIALLEENARLRAELLALRFRFGLVRDPCEEARGSYTQPCGLLDPTPQNPPPPPMPHSEDSGFSTPSVGSPVFFEDRVPEQEPQPLPPSSINYYGPVPAETVENPRGRLDTHPDTYKSLPHKLRFKACAPGEEFPHAAAPVSREMNSFPTEVAQAFPQQPMACPRGRWGNQGQDVTPAQGAESTELRSQLASLSAEVAQLKRIFSEQMGRSGPD